A portion of the Bacillus thuringiensis genome contains these proteins:
- a CDS encoding acetyl-CoA carboxylase biotin carboxyl carrier protein subunit — protein MMTKVYASMAGNVWKIVVGVGDTVEEEQDVVILESMKMEIPIISEEAGTVMKINVQEGDFVNEGDVLLEIE, from the coding sequence ATGATGACGAAAGTATATGCATCGATGGCAGGAAACGTTTGGAAGATTGTTGTAGGAGTAGGAGATACAGTAGAGGAAGAACAGGATGTCGTCATTTTGGAATCTATGAAAATGGAAATTCCAATCATTTCAGAAGAAGCTGGCACAGTTATGAAAATTAATGTGCAAGAAGGCGATTTTGTAAATGAAGGAGATGTATTATTAGAAATTGAATAG
- a CDS encoding enoyl-CoA hydratase: MLQLQNISVDYVTPHVVKISLYRERQANSLSLALLEELQNILTQISEESNTRVVILTGAGEKAFCAGADLKERAGMNEEQVRHAVSMIRTTMEMVEQLPQPVIAAINGIALGGGTELSLACDFRIATESASLGLTETTLAIIPGAGGTQRLPRLIGVGRAKELIYTGRRISAQEAKEYGLVEFVVPANLLEEKAIEIAERIASNGPIAVRLAKEAISNGIQVDLHTGLQMEKQAYEGVIHTKDRLEGLQAFKEKRTPTYKGE, encoded by the coding sequence ATGCTACAATTACAAAACATTTCAGTTGATTATGTAACACCTCACGTTGTAAAGATTTCGTTATATCGTGAAAGACAAGCAAACTCATTATCTTTAGCGTTATTAGAAGAGTTACAAAACATATTAACTCAAATAAGTGAAGAGTCCAATACGCGTGTAGTTATTCTAACAGGTGCTGGTGAAAAAGCGTTTTGTGCTGGTGCTGATTTAAAAGAACGTGCTGGTATGAATGAAGAACAAGTTCGCCATGCTGTTAGTATGATTCGCACTACTATGGAAATGGTTGAACAATTACCACAGCCAGTTATCGCGGCTATAAATGGAATCGCCCTTGGTGGTGGTACAGAATTAAGTTTAGCTTGTGATTTTAGAATTGCGACTGAATCTGCAAGTCTTGGTCTTACTGAAACGACACTTGCAATTATACCAGGAGCAGGTGGTACGCAGCGTTTGCCAAGATTAATTGGTGTTGGTAGAGCGAAAGAATTAATTTATACAGGAAGACGTATTTCAGCGCAAGAAGCAAAAGAATATGGTCTAGTAGAATTTGTTGTACCAGCTAATTTACTTGAAGAGAAAGCGATTGAAATAGCAGAAAGAATTGCTAGTAATGGACCTATTGCTGTTCGATTAGCAAAAGAAGCGATTTCAAACGGTATTCAAGTTGATTTACATACCGGATTACAAATGGAAAAACAAGCGTATGAAGGTGTAATCCATACGAAAGATAGATTAGAAGGATTACAAGCATTCAAGGAAAAACGCACACCAACGTATAAGGGGGAGTAA
- a CDS encoding TetR/AcrR family transcriptional regulator: MQKDWLEELIAATNTDKRNERQMRILEAAVDMFGEKGYASTSTSEIAKRAGVAEGTIFRYYKTKKDLLLAVVMPTLTKFAAPFFVQTFAKEIFKSEYESYEGLLRVVIHNRFKFAQKHFPMIKILIQEVPFQPELKNEIQQLVETELFSHFKKLIVKFQEEGEIIELPPSSVLRLTLSAVLGLLLTRFLLLPEEKWDDEMEIENTIQFILYGLTPRR; encoded by the coding sequence ATGCAGAAGGATTGGCTGGAGGAATTAATAGCCGCAACTAATACGGATAAACGAAATGAACGTCAAATGCGTATATTAGAGGCGGCTGTTGATATGTTTGGAGAAAAAGGATACGCTTCAACTTCAACAAGTGAAATTGCAAAACGGGCTGGTGTAGCGGAAGGAACAATCTTCCGCTACTATAAGACGAAAAAAGATCTATTACTAGCGGTCGTAATGCCAACTTTAACTAAGTTCGCTGCCCCATTTTTCGTACAAACCTTTGCAAAAGAAATATTTAAATCGGAGTATGAATCGTATGAAGGACTTTTAAGGGTTGTAATTCATAATAGATTTAAATTTGCCCAAAAACACTTCCCTATGATAAAAATATTAATTCAAGAAGTACCATTTCAACCAGAACTGAAAAATGAAATACAGCAATTAGTAGAAACAGAACTGTTTTCACATTTCAAAAAGTTGATTGTGAAATTTCAAGAAGAAGGGGAAATTATTGAGTTACCACCATCTTCCGTACTACGTCTTACTTTATCAGCTGTATTAGGATTACTCTTAACAAGATTTTTATTATTGCCTGAAGAAAAATGGGATGATGAAATGGAAATTGAAAATACGATTCAATTTATATTGTACGGATTAACGCCACGGAGGTAA
- a CDS encoding acyl-CoA dehydrogenase has protein sequence MEFTLTREKQMIKEMVRDFAEKEIAPKAVYYDKTAEFPYETFQKMGELGLLGIPFPEEYGGSGGDTVSYALAVEEIGRACGGTGLSYAATISLGASPIYYFGTEEQKQKYLVPMASGKTLGAFGLTEPNAGSDAGGTQTKAVLDGDEYVISGEKCWITNAEYANTIIVTAVNGVEENGRKRISAFIVPTTSEGLTISSPYDKMGVRASNTCEIVLDGVRVPKENILGDVNKGFKQFLYTLDGGRISIAALAVGIAQSAFERALQYAKERQQFGKSISNFQAIQFKLADMATEVELARNLVHKAAWLKDNDKPFGKEAAMAKLFASEAASRIANQAVQIHGGYGYMREYEVERHIRDAKLLEIGEGTSEIQRLVIARHLGCR, from the coding sequence ATGGAATTTACTCTAACTCGCGAAAAACAAATGATTAAAGAAATGGTACGTGACTTTGCTGAAAAGGAAATTGCACCGAAAGCTGTATATTATGACAAAACTGCAGAGTTTCCATATGAAACATTTCAAAAAATGGGCGAACTAGGATTACTAGGTATCCCATTCCCAGAAGAGTATGGAGGTTCAGGCGGCGATACGGTATCGTACGCATTAGCAGTTGAAGAAATTGGTCGCGCTTGTGGTGGCACTGGTTTAAGCTATGCTGCAACAATTTCATTAGGTGCTTCTCCAATTTATTATTTCGGTACAGAAGAACAAAAACAAAAGTATTTAGTTCCAATGGCGTCAGGTAAAACATTAGGTGCCTTCGGATTAACGGAGCCAAATGCTGGATCTGATGCAGGTGGTACTCAAACGAAAGCGGTATTAGATGGCGATGAGTATGTAATCAGTGGTGAGAAGTGTTGGATTACAAACGCAGAGTATGCAAATACAATTATTGTAACCGCTGTCAATGGCGTTGAAGAGAATGGTAGAAAACGTATTTCTGCATTTATCGTGCCTACTACGAGTGAAGGATTAACGATTTCAAGTCCATACGATAAGATGGGTGTTCGTGCTTCTAATACTTGTGAAATCGTACTTGATGGTGTTCGTGTACCGAAAGAAAATATTCTTGGTGATGTAAATAAAGGTTTTAAACAATTTTTATATACACTTGATGGAGGGCGTATTTCAATCGCAGCATTGGCAGTTGGTATTGCGCAATCAGCCTTTGAACGTGCATTGCAATATGCGAAAGAACGTCAACAATTTGGAAAGTCAATTTCTAATTTCCAAGCGATTCAATTTAAATTAGCTGATATGGCGACTGAAGTAGAGCTAGCACGCAATTTAGTACATAAAGCAGCTTGGTTAAAAGATAACGATAAACCTTTTGGCAAAGAAGCGGCAATGGCAAAACTATTTGCATCGGAAGCAGCAAGCCGTATTGCGAATCAAGCAGTACAGATTCATGGTGGATATGGTTATATGCGTGAATATGAAGTTGAACGACATATTCGTGATGCGAAACTATTAGAAATAGGTGAAGGAACTTCTGAAATTCAACGTCTCGTAATTGCTAGACATTTAGGATGTAGATAA
- a CDS encoding acyl-CoA carboxylase subunit beta — MLDQKQQSNTFEERVETIKQGGAPKYHEQNKEKGKLFVRDRLALLFDNGEYVEDALFANCEQTGLPADGVVTATGKIHGRTACVMANDSTVKAGSWGSRTVEKILRIQETAEKLRVPLFYLVDSAGARITDQVEMFPGRRGAGRIFYNQVKLSGKVPQVCLLFGPSAAGGAYIPAFCDVVMMVEGNASMYLGSPRMAEMVIGEKVTLEEMGGARMHCSVSGCGDVLCKTEEDAITQARQYISYFPNNYLEKTPLVTPQEPKQFDKTLEQIIPENQNAPFNMKDLINRVIDEGSFYEVKKLFAQELITGLARIDGKPVGIIANQPRMKGGVLFHDSADKAAKFINLCDAYHIPLLFLADVPGFMIGTKVERAGIIRHGAKMISAMSEATVPKISIVVRKAYGAGLYAMAGPAFEPDCCLALPTASIAVMGPEAAVNAVYANKIAALPEEERASFIAEKREEYKKDIDIYHLASEMVIDGIVHPNNLREELKGRFEMYMSKYQVFTDRKHPVYPV; from the coding sequence ATGTTAGATCAAAAACAACAATCGAATACATTTGAAGAACGAGTTGAAACGATTAAACAAGGCGGCGCACCAAAATATCATGAACAAAATAAAGAAAAAGGAAAATTATTTGTTCGAGATCGTTTAGCGCTTCTATTTGATAATGGCGAATATGTAGAAGATGCATTATTTGCTAACTGTGAACAAACAGGCTTACCTGCGGACGGCGTTGTAACGGCAACGGGTAAAATACATGGTCGTACTGCGTGTGTAATGGCCAATGATTCTACTGTAAAAGCAGGATCATGGGGATCACGCACAGTTGAAAAGATTTTACGTATTCAAGAAACAGCTGAAAAATTACGTGTTCCGTTATTTTATTTAGTCGACTCTGCTGGAGCGCGTATTACAGATCAAGTAGAAATGTTCCCAGGGCGCCGTGGTGCAGGAAGAATCTTCTATAATCAAGTGAAATTATCAGGTAAAGTTCCTCAAGTATGCTTATTATTTGGACCTTCTGCAGCTGGTGGTGCCTATATTCCAGCCTTTTGCGACGTTGTAATGATGGTAGAAGGAAATGCATCTATGTATTTAGGATCTCCTCGTATGGCTGAGATGGTTATCGGTGAGAAAGTAACTTTAGAAGAGATGGGCGGAGCTCGTATGCATTGCTCTGTATCAGGATGCGGAGATGTTTTATGTAAGACAGAAGAAGATGCGATTACACAAGCAAGACAATACATTTCATATTTTCCAAATAACTACTTAGAAAAGACTCCATTGGTTACACCTCAAGAACCGAAACAATTCGATAAAACGTTAGAACAAATCATTCCAGAAAATCAAAATGCTCCTTTCAATATGAAAGATCTCATTAATAGAGTTATTGATGAAGGTTCATTCTATGAAGTAAAAAAATTATTTGCTCAAGAGCTAATTACAGGCTTAGCACGTATTGATGGTAAGCCAGTTGGTATTATTGCAAATCAGCCGCGTATGAAGGGCGGCGTATTATTCCATGATTCAGCTGATAAAGCTGCTAAGTTTATTAATTTATGCGACGCATATCATATTCCATTATTATTCCTTGCGGATGTACCAGGATTTATGATCGGTACAAAAGTAGAGCGTGCTGGTATTATTCGCCACGGTGCAAAAATGATTTCTGCAATGAGTGAAGCAACTGTACCGAAGATTTCTATCGTTGTTCGTAAAGCATATGGTGCTGGTTTATATGCGATGGCAGGTCCAGCATTTGAACCAGATTGCTGCCTGGCATTACCGACAGCCTCTATTGCGGTAATGGGTCCAGAAGCTGCGGTCAATGCTGTATATGCAAATAAAATTGCAGCTTTACCAGAAGAAGAGCGTGCTAGCTTCATTGCTGAAAAACGTGAAGAGTATAAGAAAGATATTGATATTTATCATTTAGCATCAGAGATGGTGATTGATGGTATTGTTCATCCAAACAATTTACGTGAAGAGTTAAAAGGACGTTTCGAAATGTATATGAGTAAATATCAAGTATTCACGGATCGTAAACATCCTGTATATCCAGTTTAA
- a CDS encoding acetyl-CoA carboxylase biotin carboxylase subunit, which translates to MFQKILIANRGEIAVRIMKTCQKLGIRTVAIYSEADENALHVKMANEAYLVGGPRVQESYLNLEKIIEIAKKTNAEAIHPGYGLLSENPSFPVRCKEEGIVFIGPSEEIITKMGSKIESRIAMQAADVPVVPGITTNIETAEEAIEIAKQIGYPLMLKASAGGGGIGMQLMETEQTLTKAFESNKTRAQNFFGNGEMYLERYIADAHHIEIQLLADTHGNTVYLWERECSVQRRNQKVIEEAPSPFLDEGTRKAMGEVAVQAAKALGYTNAGTVEFLVDDQKNFYFLEMNTRLQVEHPVTEEITGLDLVEQQLLIASGEKLSFTQDDVKRSGHAIEARIYAEDPKTFFPSPGKITDLTLPSNVRIDHFLENHVTITPFYDPMIAKVIAHGETREEAISKLHDALEELKVEGIKTNTPMLLQVLEDEVFKEGIYTTGFVTKQLVKK; encoded by the coding sequence ATGTTTCAAAAAATATTAATTGCGAATCGCGGGGAAATCGCTGTTCGTATTATGAAAACTTGTCAAAAACTTGGTATTCGCACTGTTGCTATTTATTCTGAAGCAGATGAAAATGCCCTTCATGTGAAAATGGCAAATGAAGCTTACTTAGTAGGTGGACCGCGTGTTCAAGAAAGTTATTTAAACCTTGAAAAAATTATTGAAATAGCTAAGAAGACAAATGCAGAAGCGATTCATCCGGGTTATGGTTTATTATCAGAGAATCCGTCTTTTCCGGTTCGCTGCAAAGAAGAAGGAATCGTATTTATCGGTCCTTCAGAAGAAATCATTACGAAGATGGGAAGTAAAATCGAATCACGTATCGCAATGCAAGCAGCAGATGTCCCAGTAGTCCCAGGTATTACTACAAATATTGAAACTGCAGAAGAAGCAATTGAAATTGCAAAACAAATTGGTTATCCATTAATGCTTAAGGCATCCGCAGGCGGCGGAGGCATTGGTATGCAGTTGATGGAAACTGAGCAAACGCTCACCAAAGCGTTTGAAAGTAATAAAACAAGAGCGCAAAACTTCTTCGGTAACGGAGAAATGTATTTAGAGCGATATATAGCAGACGCGCATCATATTGAAATTCAGCTTTTAGCAGATACACATGGTAACACAGTGTATTTATGGGAGCGTGAATGTTCGGTACAGCGCCGAAATCAAAAAGTAATCGAAGAAGCACCTTCACCATTTTTAGATGAAGGTACACGAAAGGCGATGGGAGAAGTTGCTGTACAAGCTGCCAAAGCACTTGGCTATACAAATGCAGGTACAGTTGAGTTTCTTGTAGATGATCAGAAGAATTTCTATTTCTTAGAGATGAATACGAGATTACAAGTAGAACATCCAGTTACAGAAGAAATTACTGGTTTAGACCTTGTCGAACAACAACTGCTGATTGCAAGTGGTGAGAAACTATCATTTACACAGGATGATGTAAAACGTAGTGGTCATGCCATTGAAGCTCGTATTTATGCAGAGGATCCGAAAACATTCTTCCCGTCACCTGGAAAAATTACAGATTTAACATTACCGTCAAATGTACGGATCGATCACTTCTTAGAAAATCATGTAACGATTACACCTTTCTATGATCCAATGATTGCGAAAGTCATTGCACATGGCGAAACTCGTGAAGAAGCAATTTCGAAATTACATGATGCTCTAGAAGAATTAAAAGTAGAAGGTATTAAAACGAACACACCAATGCTACTGCAAGTTTTGGAAGACGAAGTGTTCAAAGAGGGTATTTATACAACGGGTTTTGTAACGAAACAACTCGTTAAAAAATAA
- a CDS encoding YbgA family protein — translation MRQFAKPTIVVSKCLEFDACRYNGEMIPDVTIRNLQPFVTFIPVCPEVEIGLGTPRETIRIVEENGENRLVQPSTREDVTEKMEQFSNDFLQTISDVDGFILKNRSPSCGTRDVKIYSGFEKAPAKGKGAGLFGGAVVKKFSHLPIEEEGRLSNFIIREHFFTRLFTIAYYKMIKHNKNMKELVSFQSDNKYLFMAYNQVKQKELGRIIANHKNEKIEVVFEKYEKTLYELFMRAPRYTSNVNVCEHIFGYFKTKLKKQEKDHFIELLQKYAEKKIPLSSLLTILKSWAIRFDEKYLLRQTYFEPYPEALVEISDSGKGRDY, via the coding sequence ATGCGACAATTTGCAAAACCAACAATCGTTGTAAGTAAATGTTTAGAATTTGATGCCTGTCGATATAATGGAGAGATGATTCCAGATGTAACAATACGAAATTTGCAGCCGTTTGTTACATTTATACCTGTTTGTCCAGAAGTCGAGATTGGATTGGGGACTCCTCGTGAAACGATACGAATTGTAGAAGAAAATGGTGAGAATAGACTTGTGCAACCGTCGACACGAGAAGATGTAACTGAAAAAATGGAGCAGTTTTCAAATGACTTTTTACAAACGATATCGGATGTGGATGGTTTTATTTTAAAGAATCGTTCACCAAGTTGTGGTACGCGTGATGTGAAAATTTATTCTGGTTTTGAAAAAGCGCCAGCAAAGGGAAAAGGAGCTGGCTTATTTGGCGGAGCAGTAGTAAAAAAATTTTCGCATCTTCCTATTGAAGAGGAAGGCAGATTGTCGAATTTTATTATTAGAGAGCATTTCTTTACAAGGCTATTTACAATCGCATATTACAAAATGATTAAACACAATAAAAATATGAAAGAACTTGTATCGTTTCAGTCGGACAATAAATATTTATTTATGGCATATAATCAAGTGAAACAAAAGGAATTAGGGCGTATAATTGCAAATCACAAAAATGAAAAGATTGAAGTGGTATTTGAAAAATATGAGAAGACTTTATATGAATTATTTATGCGTGCGCCTCGTTATACATCGAATGTAAATGTATGCGAGCACATTTTTGGATATTTTAAAACAAAGTTAAAAAAACAAGAAAAAGATCATTTTATAGAACTGTTACAAAAGTATGCAGAAAAAAAAATACCACTTAGTAGTTTACTTACAATTTTAAAATCATGGGCTATTCGATTTGATGAAAAGTATTTATTAAGACAAACATATTTCGAACCATACCCTGAAGCATTAGTAGAAATTTCTGATTCCGGAAAAGGTAGAGATTATTAA
- the mvaB gene encoding hydroxymethylglutaryl-CoA lyase — protein sequence MKLPNFAVIKEVGPRDGLQNEKKIVGTKDKVKWIQLLTEAGLSYVEVSSFVHPKWVPALADANDVFSELKRDPNVTYAALVPNQNGLERAFLQNVDEVNVFLSASESHNKSNINKSIKEALVVIEDITKQALFEGKKVRGYVSTVFGCPYEGDISHAAVDELCNQLFSYGIYEVSLGDTIGVANPLQVEQVLEHLLKKYDASQFAMHFHNTYGMALANVVKSLEYGITTFDSSCGGLGGCPYAPGASGNVATDDLVHMLHKLGVQTNIDEEKLLRASQFIQSKLNIQLPSHVYRALQHKTISR from the coding sequence TTGAAACTACCTAATTTTGCTGTCATTAAAGAAGTCGGGCCACGTGATGGCTTACAAAATGAAAAAAAGATTGTTGGCACAAAAGATAAAGTAAAATGGATTCAACTACTTACAGAAGCAGGATTGTCGTATGTTGAAGTTTCCTCATTCGTTCACCCAAAATGGGTCCCTGCATTAGCAGATGCAAATGATGTATTTTCTGAGCTGAAAAGGGATCCAAATGTTACATATGCTGCGCTTGTTCCGAATCAAAATGGTTTGGAACGAGCTTTTTTGCAAAATGTAGATGAGGTGAATGTTTTTTTATCAGCAAGTGAATCTCATAATAAAAGTAATATTAATAAATCGATTAAAGAAGCATTAGTTGTAATTGAAGATATAACAAAACAGGCATTATTCGAAGGGAAAAAGGTAAGAGGCTATGTTTCTACTGTATTTGGATGTCCTTATGAAGGGGATATAAGTCACGCAGCAGTTGACGAATTATGTAATCAACTATTTTCATACGGCATTTATGAAGTTTCTCTTGGGGATACAATCGGTGTAGCGAATCCATTACAAGTAGAACAAGTATTAGAACATCTATTAAAGAAGTATGATGCTTCGCAGTTTGCAATGCATTTTCATAATACGTATGGAATGGCTCTAGCGAATGTAGTTAAATCATTAGAATACGGTATTACAACGTTTGATAGTTCTTGTGGTGGACTCGGGGGCTGCCCTTATGCACCAGGAGCATCAGGTAATGTTGCTACTGATGACCTAGTACATATGCTCCATAAATTAGGAGTCCAAACGAATATAGACGAAGAAAAGTTATTGAGAGCTAGTCAATTTATTCAAAGTAAGTTAAATATCCAATTACCGAGTCATGTGTATAGAGCGCTTCAACATAAAACGATAAGTAGGTGA